The Magnolia sinica isolate HGM2019 chromosome 9, MsV1, whole genome shotgun sequence genome contains a region encoding:
- the LOC131256079 gene encoding aspartyl protease family protein At5g10770-like isoform X1 has product MATNTYFFLTFSLFSFLCNFPVILGAKSDNHRLLRVRPLPLPTEACSSKEYKGRGLKIVHRYGPCSPFDGEKATPIQILQQDQSRVNWLQARLTHNSSRLDVQDTTLPARPGESLNTGNYIVTVGFGTPKTDMTIVFDTGSSLTWIQCQPCNGGDGCYKQQDPIFNPAESSSYLQLSCDSAECSQLSLPTGCSSSTCAYLITYGDGSQSLGFLSRDTLTLSSDIFTNFQFGCAQQSRGLFGKTAGLLGLGRRPVSLVSQTATKFGRVFSYCLPSVPSSTGYLTFGADAIKPGIKFTPLITKSNGPSFYFLNLIGINVGGQAVAIPTSTFESPGTIIDSGTVISRLPSSAYAALRSAFRQAMSKYTPATSPISLFDTCYELGGAEDPGVPKVVLRFEGDVDVNAGYSGTIRQVSETVGCLAFAANDGDGDFTIIGNSQQLTLDVVYDVAGGRLGFGPGGCR; this is encoded by the exons ATGGCCACTAATACCTACTTCTTTCTGACTTTTTCCCTCTTCTCTTTCCTTTGCAACTTTCCAGTGATCCTAGGAGCCAAGTCAGACAACCACCGTCTTTTAAGGGTTCGACCTCTGCCACTCCCAACTGAGGCCTGCTCATCCAAAG AATACAAAGGGCGAGGGCTGAAAATAGTCCACAGGTATGGACCATGCTCGCCGTTTGATGGAGAAAAGGCCACACCCATCCAAATCCTTCAACAAGACCAATCTCGAGTCAATTGGCTTCAAGCCCGACTCACCCACAATTCCTCCCGACTCGATGTCCAGGATACCACCCTACCGGCTCGACCCGGCGAGTCACTTAACACTGGAAACTACATCGTGACCGTCGGATTTGGCACTCCAAAGACGGACATGACCATTGTTTTTGACACCGGTAGCAGCCTCACGTGGATCCAATGCCAGCCATGCAATGGTGGTGATGGTTGCTACAAGCAACAAGACCCAATCTTCAACCCTGCCGAGTCGTCTTCCTATCTCCAGCTATCCTGCGACTCGGCCGAGTGCTCCCAACTCAGCCTCCCCACTGGCTGCTCCTCATCCACCTGCGCTTACCTCATCACATATGGCGACGGCTCCCAATCCCTTGGCTTCCTCTCACGCGACACGCTCACGCTCTCCTCCGACATCTTCACCAACTTCCAGTTTGGTTGCGCCCAGCAGAGCAGAGGCCTGTTCGGCAAGACAGCTGGGCTTCTCGGGCTCGGCCGCCGGCCCGTTTCTTTAGTTTCTCAAACAGCAACCAAGTTCGGCCGAGTTTTTTCTTACTGCCTTCCATCGGTGCCAAGCTCGACTGGGTACCTGACTTTCGGCGCCGACGCCATCAAGCCCGGAATTAAATTCACGCCACTGATAACGAAATCCAACGGTCCGTCATTCTACTTCCTCAACCTGATTGGAATAAATGTCGGAGGACAGGCGGTAGCGATACCCACATCAACATTCGAATCCCCTGGCACCATTATCGATTCCGGCACCGTCATTAGCCGCCTACCCTCATCGGCTTATGCTGCGCTGAGGTCGGCATTCCGGCAGGCGATGTCGAAGTACACGCCGGCTACTTCTCCAATATCCTTATTTGACACGTGTTATGAGTTGGGTGGGGCGGAAGATCCAGGGGTTCCTAAGGTAGTGCTGCGTTTTGAGGGGGATGTGGATGTTAATGCGGGTTACTCTGGGACTATTCGACAAGTGAGCGAGACGGTAGGCTGCCTGGCATTTGCTGCGAATGATGGTGACGGCGACTTCACCATCATAGGAAATAGCCAGCAGCTGACACTTGATGTGGTTTATGATGTCGCTGGAGGGAGGTTGGGGTTCGGCCCTGG